One genomic region from Mangifera indica cultivar Alphonso chromosome 17, CATAS_Mindica_2.1, whole genome shotgun sequence encodes:
- the LOC123200758 gene encoding alpha/beta hydrolase domain-containing protein WAV2-like isoform X1 — protein MVSYVSAFFYGVGGIVMAGMALLVAFQEKLVYVPVLPGLTKSYPITPARLRLSYDDVWLRSSDGVRLHAWFIKLFPNCRGPTILFFQENAGNIAHRLEMIRIMIQRLRCNVFMLSYRGYGASDGYPSQHGITNDAQAALDHLSQRTDIDTSRIVVFGRSLGGAVGAVLTKNNPDKVSALILENTFTSILDMAGVLLPFLKWFIGGSCSKGPKLLNFLVRSPWSTIDVIGEIKQPVLFLSGLQDEMVPPFHMQMLYAKAAAHNNQTKFVEFPSGMHMDTWLSGGDHYWRMIQQFLDQHIPENKETESSRNHTGILSSLNRL, from the exons ATGGTGTCATACGTGAGTGCATTTTTTTACGGAGTTGGAGGCATAGTCATGGCCGGGATGGCACTGTTGGTTGCTTTCCAAGAAAAGCTTGTTTACGTCCCGGTTCTTCCTGGTCTCACTAAATCCTACCCGATTACGCCCGCCAGACTTCGTCTTAGCTACGACGACGTTTGGCTTCGATCCTCCGATGGTGTTCGTCTTCATGCCTGGTTCATTAAACTCTTTCCCAATTGCCGAG GTCCAACCATTTTGTTTTTCCAAGAGAATGCAGGAA ATATCGCTCACCGTCTTGAAATGATTCGCATAATGATACAGAGATTGCGCTGCAATGTGTTCATGCTTTCATATCGAGG TTATGGAGCAAGTGATGGCTATCCTTCTCAGCATGGAATTACAAATGATGCTCAG GCTGCATTGGATCATCTTTCTCAGAGAACTGACATTGACACATCTAGAATAGTTGTATTTGGAAGGTCACTTGGAGGTGCTGTTGGTGCTGTCCTTACTAAAAACAATCCTGATAAG GTTTCTGCATTGATACTGGAAAACACTTTCACATCTATTCTGGACATGGCTGGAGTTCTACTGCCCTTTTTGAAATGGTTTATTGGAGGCAGCTGTTCAAAAGGTCCCAAACTTCTTAATTTTCTTGTACGTTCTCCATGGAGTACAATTGATGTCATTGGCGAG ATTAAGCAGCCGGTCCTTTTTCTCTCTGGATTGCAAGACGAGATGGTTCCACCATTTCATATGCAAATGCTGTATGCTAAAGCAGCTGCTCATAATAATCAAACCAAGTTTGTGGAATTTCCTTCTGGCATGCATATGGATACTTGGCTGTCTGGTGGCGATCACTACTGGAGGATGATACAGCAGTTCCTTGATCAACATATTCCTGAGAATAAAGAAACTGAATCATCAAGAAATCATACTGGTATTCTTTCTTCCCTGAATCGCCTTTAG
- the LOC123200140 gene encoding nuclear transcription factor Y subunit A-3-like has protein sequence MAIRIQDLTKKNYDQSSGHSVPHFSVSCPSWWNSSEQQILQSLPKISSPKVESPHQFFHDGKYLGLQLADQESSSAQSIGQSHCEVSGVGGVDSQDQCISSESGQDESCGKGVEGQMKPVFPLSNSEIVFNPQHAYYNQSMAHTPYPYGDHYFGGLFAPYGPQTQALIQPHIGSLMMGIAPARVPLPLDPAEDGPIYVNPKQYYGILRRRQSRAKLLTQNKLVKTRKPYLHESRHLHAVNRVRGSGGRFLSSKKLQQADPTSISSARGISDTNHFHKKNTTSEFESHSGTMEYVASVTSCSEITSVSNSEFILQQAERGFSAIQNHGRLVCSEMQHCASVAR, from the exons ATGGCTATTCGAATTCAAGACTTaaccaagaaaaattatgaTCAAAGTTCTGGTCATTCTGTGCCCCATTTTTCTGTTAGTTGTCCATCGTGGTGGAATTCAAGTGAACAGCAAATTTTGCAGTCTTTACCCAAGATTAGTAGTCCGAAGGTGGAATCTCCACACCAGTTTTTTCATGATGGAAAGTATTTAGGTCTTCAACTAGCAGACCAGGAATCATCCTCAGCTCAATCAATTGGTCAATCTCACTGTGAAGTGAGTGGTGTAGGAGGGGTGGATTCTCAAGATCAATGCATATCATCAGAATCTG GTCAAGATGAAAGTTGTGGGAAGGGTGTGGAAGGTCAAATGAAGCCTGTTTTCCCATTGAGCAATTCTGAAATTGTGTTCAACCCGCAACATGCTTATTATAACCAATCAATG GCTCATACTCCATATCCTTATGGTGATCATTATTTTGGTGGATTATTCGCTCCATATGGACCACAAACACAAGCTCTT ATCCAACCTCACATAGGCTCCCTCATGATGGGGATAGCACCTGCACGAGTCCCATTGCCCCTTGATCCTGCAGAAGATGGCCCCATTTATGTCAATCCAAAACAGTACTATGGGATACTGAGAAGAAGACAATCACGGGCAAAGCTTTTGACCCAGAACAAACTTGTCAAAACTCGAAAG CCATATCTTCATGAGTCTCGGCATCTTCATGCAGTAAACAGGGTTCGAGGATCTGGTGGACGTTTTCTGAGCTCTAAAAAGCTCCAGCAGGCTGATCCAACCAGCATTAGTAGTGCCAGAGGCATTTCAGACACCAACCATTTCCATAAAAAGAACACTACGTCAGAATTTGAAAGTCACTCAGGAACAATGGAATATGTTGCTTCAGTAACATCCTGCTCAGAGATCACTAGTGTATCCAACAGTGAATTCATTTTGCAGCAGGCAGAGCGTGGGTTCTCTGCCATCCAAAACCATGGGAGACTTGTGTGCAGTGAAATGCAGCACTGTGCTTCAGTTGCTCGGTGA
- the LOC123200758 gene encoding alpha/beta hydrolase domain-containing protein WAV2-like isoform X3, whose amino-acid sequence MVSYVSAFFYGVGGIVMAGMALLVAFQEKLVYVPVLPGLTKSYPITPARLRLSYDDVWLRSSDGVRLHAWFIKLFPNCRGPTILFFQENAGNIAHRLEMIRIMIQRLRCNVFMLSYRGYGASDGYPSQHGITNDAQAALDHLSQRTDIDTSRIVVFGRSLGGAVGAVLTKNNPDKVSALILENTFTSILDMAGVLLPFLKWFIGGSCSKGPKLLNFLVRSPWSTIDVIGEIKQPVLFLSGLQDEMVPPFHMQMLYAKAAAHNNQTKFVEFPSGMHMDTWLSGGDHYWRMIQQFLDQHIPENKETESSRNHTAVKSTL is encoded by the exons ATGGTGTCATACGTGAGTGCATTTTTTTACGGAGTTGGAGGCATAGTCATGGCCGGGATGGCACTGTTGGTTGCTTTCCAAGAAAAGCTTGTTTACGTCCCGGTTCTTCCTGGTCTCACTAAATCCTACCCGATTACGCCCGCCAGACTTCGTCTTAGCTACGACGACGTTTGGCTTCGATCCTCCGATGGTGTTCGTCTTCATGCCTGGTTCATTAAACTCTTTCCCAATTGCCGAG GTCCAACCATTTTGTTTTTCCAAGAGAATGCAGGAA ATATCGCTCACCGTCTTGAAATGATTCGCATAATGATACAGAGATTGCGCTGCAATGTGTTCATGCTTTCATATCGAGG TTATGGAGCAAGTGATGGCTATCCTTCTCAGCATGGAATTACAAATGATGCTCAG GCTGCATTGGATCATCTTTCTCAGAGAACTGACATTGACACATCTAGAATAGTTGTATTTGGAAGGTCACTTGGAGGTGCTGTTGGTGCTGTCCTTACTAAAAACAATCCTGATAAG GTTTCTGCATTGATACTGGAAAACACTTTCACATCTATTCTGGACATGGCTGGAGTTCTACTGCCCTTTTTGAAATGGTTTATTGGAGGCAGCTGTTCAAAAGGTCCCAAACTTCTTAATTTTCTTGTACGTTCTCCATGGAGTACAATTGATGTCATTGGCGAG ATTAAGCAGCCGGTCCTTTTTCTCTCTGGATTGCAAGACGAGATGGTTCCACCATTTCATATGCAAATGCTGTATGCTAAAGCAGCTGCTCATAATAATCAAACCAAGTTTGTGGAATTTCCTTCTGGCATGCATATGGATACTTGGCTGTCTGGTGGCGATCACTACTGGAGGATGATACAGCAGTTCCTTGATCAACATATTCCTGAGAATAAAGAAACTGAATCATCAAGAAATCATACTG
- the LOC123200758 gene encoding alpha/beta hydrolase domain-containing protein WAV2-like isoform X2: protein MVSYVSAFFYGVGGIVMAGMALLVAFQEKLVYVPVLPGLTKSYPITPARLRLSYDDVWLRSSDGVRLHAWFIKLFPNCRGPTILFFQENAGNIAHRLEMIRIMIQRLRCNVFMLSYRGYGASDGYPSQHGITNDAQAALDHLSQRTDIDTSRIVVFGRSLGGAVGAVLTKNNPDKVSALILENTFTSILDMAGVLLPFLKWFIGGSCSKGPKLLNFLVRSPWSTIDVIGEIKQPVLFLSGLQDEMVPPFHMQMLYAKAAAHNNQTKFVEFPSGMHMDTWLSGGDHYWRMIQQFLDQHIPENKETESSRNHTVAAVKSTL, encoded by the exons ATGGTGTCATACGTGAGTGCATTTTTTTACGGAGTTGGAGGCATAGTCATGGCCGGGATGGCACTGTTGGTTGCTTTCCAAGAAAAGCTTGTTTACGTCCCGGTTCTTCCTGGTCTCACTAAATCCTACCCGATTACGCCCGCCAGACTTCGTCTTAGCTACGACGACGTTTGGCTTCGATCCTCCGATGGTGTTCGTCTTCATGCCTGGTTCATTAAACTCTTTCCCAATTGCCGAG GTCCAACCATTTTGTTTTTCCAAGAGAATGCAGGAA ATATCGCTCACCGTCTTGAAATGATTCGCATAATGATACAGAGATTGCGCTGCAATGTGTTCATGCTTTCATATCGAGG TTATGGAGCAAGTGATGGCTATCCTTCTCAGCATGGAATTACAAATGATGCTCAG GCTGCATTGGATCATCTTTCTCAGAGAACTGACATTGACACATCTAGAATAGTTGTATTTGGAAGGTCACTTGGAGGTGCTGTTGGTGCTGTCCTTACTAAAAACAATCCTGATAAG GTTTCTGCATTGATACTGGAAAACACTTTCACATCTATTCTGGACATGGCTGGAGTTCTACTGCCCTTTTTGAAATGGTTTATTGGAGGCAGCTGTTCAAAAGGTCCCAAACTTCTTAATTTTCTTGTACGTTCTCCATGGAGTACAATTGATGTCATTGGCGAG ATTAAGCAGCCGGTCCTTTTTCTCTCTGGATTGCAAGACGAGATGGTTCCACCATTTCATATGCAAATGCTGTATGCTAAAGCAGCTGCTCATAATAATCAAACCAAGTTTGTGGAATTTCCTTCTGGCATGCATATGGATACTTGGCTGTCTGGTGGCGATCACTACTGGAGGATGATACAGCAGTTCCTTGATCAACATATTCCTGAGAATAAAGAAACTGAATCATCAAGAAATCATACTG
- the LOC123200758 gene encoding alpha/beta hydrolase domain-containing protein WAV2-like isoform X4: MVSYVSAFFYGVGGIVMAGMALLVAFQEKLVYVPVLPGLTKSYPITPARLRLSYDDVWLRSSDGVRLHAWFIKLFPNCRGPTILFFQENAGNIAHRLEMIRIMIQRLRCNVFMLSYRGYGASDGYPSQHGITNDAQAALDHLSQRTDIDTSRIVVFGRSLGGAVGAVLTKNNPDKVSALILENTFTSILDMAGVLLPFLKWFIGGSCSKGPKLLNFLVRSPWSTIDVIGEIKQPVLFLSGLQDEMVPPFHMQMLYAKAAAHNNQTKFVEFPSGMHMDTWLSGGDHYWRMIQQFLDQHIPENKETESSRNHTDFEGR, translated from the exons ATGGTGTCATACGTGAGTGCATTTTTTTACGGAGTTGGAGGCATAGTCATGGCCGGGATGGCACTGTTGGTTGCTTTCCAAGAAAAGCTTGTTTACGTCCCGGTTCTTCCTGGTCTCACTAAATCCTACCCGATTACGCCCGCCAGACTTCGTCTTAGCTACGACGACGTTTGGCTTCGATCCTCCGATGGTGTTCGTCTTCATGCCTGGTTCATTAAACTCTTTCCCAATTGCCGAG GTCCAACCATTTTGTTTTTCCAAGAGAATGCAGGAA ATATCGCTCACCGTCTTGAAATGATTCGCATAATGATACAGAGATTGCGCTGCAATGTGTTCATGCTTTCATATCGAGG TTATGGAGCAAGTGATGGCTATCCTTCTCAGCATGGAATTACAAATGATGCTCAG GCTGCATTGGATCATCTTTCTCAGAGAACTGACATTGACACATCTAGAATAGTTGTATTTGGAAGGTCACTTGGAGGTGCTGTTGGTGCTGTCCTTACTAAAAACAATCCTGATAAG GTTTCTGCATTGATACTGGAAAACACTTTCACATCTATTCTGGACATGGCTGGAGTTCTACTGCCCTTTTTGAAATGGTTTATTGGAGGCAGCTGTTCAAAAGGTCCCAAACTTCTTAATTTTCTTGTACGTTCTCCATGGAGTACAATTGATGTCATTGGCGAG ATTAAGCAGCCGGTCCTTTTTCTCTCTGGATTGCAAGACGAGATGGTTCCACCATTTCATATGCAAATGCTGTATGCTAAAGCAGCTGCTCATAATAATCAAACCAAGTTTGTGGAATTTCCTTCTGGCATGCATATGGATACTTGGCTGTCTGGTGGCGATCACTACTGGAGGATGATACAGCAGTTCCTTGATCAACATATTCCTGAGAATAAAGAAACTGAATCATCAAGAAATCATACTG